One Streptomyces sp. NBC_00223 genomic window carries:
- a CDS encoding amino acid ABC transporter permease, with translation MKQQETPGLRPPSPEHHPPGTALATDADSGSDSDPGSGSVRPLDVRPADGQLLAARLVPLRRPGQWASAAVLLVLFAMLVHTLFTNHRFQWNVVGDYFVRGSIMKGLELTLWLTGAVMVSGYLLGIGIAAMRLSGNPVLRGLSFGYVWLVRSVPPLVQLLFWYELASLYPQLSLGIPFGHEFVTVKTAHLFSGILAGYVGLTLDIAAFSSEIVRGGILSVDHGQTEAAQALGLGNRRIFRKIVLPQAMPAIVPASGNLLIGLLKATSIISVIAVEDLLYSVQLIYNQNYLIMPLLLVATIWYIILTTLLSIGQYYVERYYARGSNRGAGGPKRGFWQVTRANLPLFGSARTDLAGLS, from the coding sequence ATGAAACAGCAGGAGACCCCTGGGCTCAGGCCCCCCTCGCCCGAGCACCATCCCCCCGGGACCGCCCTGGCGACCGACGCCGATTCCGGTTCCGACTCCGACCCCGGCTCCGGGTCGGTACGGCCGCTGGACGTCCGGCCGGCGGACGGGCAACTGCTGGCCGCGCGGCTGGTACCGCTGCGCCGCCCGGGCCAGTGGGCCTCGGCCGCCGTACTGCTCGTGCTGTTCGCGATGCTCGTGCACACCCTGTTCACCAACCACCGCTTCCAGTGGAACGTGGTCGGCGACTACTTCGTCCGCGGCTCGATCATGAAGGGCCTTGAGCTGACCTTGTGGCTCACGGGCGCGGTCATGGTCAGCGGCTATCTCCTCGGCATCGGCATCGCCGCGATGCGGCTGTCCGGCAACCCCGTGCTGCGCGGCCTGAGTTTCGGCTACGTCTGGCTGGTCCGCTCGGTGCCGCCGCTGGTGCAGCTGCTCTTCTGGTACGAACTCGCCTCGCTCTACCCCCAGTTGTCGCTGGGCATCCCGTTCGGGCACGAGTTCGTCACCGTGAAGACCGCGCATCTGTTCAGCGGCATCCTCGCGGGCTATGTCGGACTCACCCTCGACATCGCCGCGTTCTCCTCGGAGATCGTCCGCGGCGGCATCCTGTCCGTCGACCACGGCCAGACCGAGGCGGCCCAGGCGCTCGGTCTCGGCAACCGCCGGATCTTCCGCAAGATCGTGCTGCCGCAGGCCATGCCCGCGATCGTGCCCGCCTCGGGCAATCTGCTGATCGGTCTGCTGAAGGCGACCTCGATCATCAGCGTCATCGCGGTGGAGGACCTGCTGTACTCGGTCCAGCTGATCTACAACCAGAACTACCTGATCATGCCGCTGCTGCTGGTGGCCACCATCTGGTACATCATCCTCACCACGCTGCTGTCCATCGGCCAGTACTACGTCGAGCGGTACTACGCCCGGGGCAGCAACCGCGGCGCCGGGGGCCCCAAGCGCGGCTTCTGGCAGGTGACGCGGGCCAACCTCCCGCTGTTCGGCTCGGCCAGGACCGATCTGGCGGGGCTGTCATGA
- a CDS encoding putative leader peptide, whose product MSARHHCGAPRPADFFQLRVSRRHVDLLRVSSALCPATTPAR is encoded by the coding sequence ATGAGCGCACGACACCACTGCGGCGCGCCGCGTCCGGCCGACTTCTTCCAGCTGCGGGTGTCCCGTCGCCATGTGGACCTGCTGCGCGTGAGCAGCGCCCTGTGTCCCGCGACGACCCCGGCCCGCTGA
- a CDS encoding putative leader peptide has product MRTASQEISGRTMTAVATYSRRHIDLQRVAGALCPAYENAPPRLANSRDTAVQL; this is encoded by the coding sequence GTGCGGACAGCTTCGCAGGAGATCTCGGGGCGGACCATGACCGCGGTCGCCACCTACTCGCGGCGCCACATCGATCTGCAGCGTGTCGCCGGCGCCCTGTGTCCGGCGTACGAGAACGCTCCGCCGCGGCTCGCGAACTCCCGGGACACCGCCGTCCAGCTCTGA
- a CDS encoding NtaA/DmoA family FMN-dependent monooxygenase (This protein belongs to a clade of FMN-dependent monooxygenases, within a broader family of flavin-dependent oxidoreductases, the luciferase-like monooxygenase (LMM) family, some of whose members use coenzyme F420 rather than FMN.) — translation MTEPVKQIHLGAPFPGVNNTTVWSDPAAGSQIDFSSFVHLARTAERAKFDFLFLAEGLRLREQGGKIYDLDVVGRPDTFTVLSALAAVTDRLGLAGTINSTFNEPYEVARQFASLDHLSAGRAAWNVVTSWDEFTGENFRRGGFLAQEDRYERATRFLAAAGRLFDSWRGDEIVADKESGTFLGEPRPGRFDHHDSQFDISGQFNVPRSPQGRPVIFQAGDSEQGREFAASAADVIFTRHGAREEGRAFYADVKARLAKYGRSRDELLILPGITFVLADTEAEAQEKSRLIRRQQVGPQTAIKLLEQLWNRDLSGYDPDGPLPESDPLVGEDHISRGRAGVRTRRDPLVTAARWRALAEEKKLSIRELIIEVTGPQSFVGTPAKVAEALNDSVQSDAADGFIVASHLTPGGLDDFAETVVPLLQERGVFRTEYEGTTLRDHLGLTSARRPALEGSSR, via the coding sequence ATGACCGAACCCGTCAAGCAGATCCACCTCGGCGCGCCCTTTCCCGGCGTGAACAACACCACCGTGTGGAGCGACCCGGCCGCCGGCAGCCAGATCGACTTCAGCTCCTTCGTACACCTGGCCCGGACGGCCGAGCGCGCCAAGTTCGACTTCCTGTTCCTCGCCGAGGGGCTGCGGCTGCGCGAACAGGGCGGGAAGATCTACGACTTGGACGTGGTCGGCCGCCCCGACACCTTCACCGTGCTGTCCGCGCTGGCGGCGGTCACCGACCGGCTCGGACTGGCCGGGACGATCAACTCGACCTTCAACGAGCCGTACGAGGTGGCCCGGCAGTTCGCCTCGCTCGACCATCTGTCGGCCGGGCGCGCGGCCTGGAACGTGGTGACCTCGTGGGACGAGTTCACCGGGGAGAACTTCCGGCGCGGCGGCTTCCTCGCCCAGGAGGACCGCTACGAGCGGGCCACCCGCTTCCTCGCGGCGGCCGGGCGGCTCTTCGACTCCTGGCGCGGTGACGAGATCGTCGCCGACAAGGAGTCCGGGACCTTCCTGGGCGAGCCCCGCCCGGGGCGATTCGACCACCACGACAGCCAGTTCGACATCAGCGGGCAGTTCAACGTCCCGCGCAGCCCGCAGGGCCGGCCGGTGATCTTCCAGGCGGGCGACTCCGAGCAGGGCCGGGAGTTCGCGGCCTCGGCGGCGGACGTCATCTTCACCCGGCACGGCGCCCGGGAGGAGGGCCGGGCGTTCTACGCCGACGTCAAGGCGCGGCTGGCGAAGTACGGCCGCTCCCGCGACGAGCTGCTGATCCTGCCCGGCATCACCTTCGTCCTCGCCGACACCGAGGCCGAGGCGCAGGAGAAGTCGCGGCTGATCCGCCGTCAGCAGGTCGGCCCGCAGACCGCGATCAAGCTGCTGGAACAGCTCTGGAACCGCGATCTGAGCGGCTACGACCCGGACGGCCCGCTGCCCGAGTCCGATCCGCTGGTCGGCGAGGACCACATCTCGCGCGGCCGGGCGGGCGTACGGACCCGGCGCGACCCGCTGGTCACCGCCGCGCGGTGGCGGGCGCTGGCCGAGGAGAAGAAGCTGTCGATCCGCGAGCTGATCATCGAGGTGACCGGCCCGCAGTCCTTCGTCGGCACCCCGGCCAAGGTCGCCGAAGCCCTCAACGACTCGGTGCAGTCCGACGCCGCCGACGGCTTCATCGTCGCCTCGCACCTGACACCCGGCGGTCTGGACGACTTCGCCGAGACCGTCGTCCCGCTGCTCCAGGAGCGCGGGGTTTTCCGCACCGAATACGAAGGCACCACCTTGCGCGACCACTTGGGCCTCACCTCGGCCAGGCGGCCCGCTCTGGAAGGGAGTTCACGATGA
- a CDS encoding flavin reductase family protein → MTTTRAQCLDDRRQRPGPRAAGRPPSPNGRGEPTVTEPSATEPSEVTEPGGAGEPSAVTEPSVVDAALHPTELRRVFGAFPTGVTAIAALVDGVPVGLAANSFTSVSLDPPLVSVCVAHTSTTWPALSGLARLGVSVLGSHQERACTQLAARGGDRFADLDWTATDDGAVLIDGASAWFDTSVEQHIRAGDHDIVLLRVHALDADPAVVPLVFHSSRFRRLEAAAAPHDVPQPHSTASTTVKETS, encoded by the coding sequence ATGACCACGACCAGGGCGCAGTGCCTGGACGACCGCCGGCAGCGACCCGGCCCGCGAGCCGCGGGCCGGCCGCCGTCGCCGAACGGCCGCGGTGAGCCGACCGTCACCGAGCCATCCGCCACGGAGCCGTCAGAGGTCACCGAGCCAGGCGGCGCAGGCGAGCCGTCAGCCGTCACTGAGCCATCCGTCGTCGACGCGGCGCTGCACCCGACCGAGCTGCGGCGGGTGTTCGGGGCCTTCCCGACCGGCGTGACGGCCATCGCCGCGCTGGTCGACGGCGTGCCGGTCGGCCTGGCCGCCAATTCGTTCACCTCGGTGTCGCTCGACCCGCCGCTGGTGTCGGTCTGCGTCGCGCACACCTCGACCACCTGGCCCGCGCTGTCCGGCCTCGCGCGGCTCGGCGTCAGCGTGCTCGGCAGCCACCAGGAGCGCGCGTGCACCCAGCTCGCCGCGCGCGGCGGCGACCGCTTCGCCGATCTCGACTGGACGGCCACCGACGACGGCGCCGTGCTGATCGACGGCGCGAGCGCCTGGTTCGACACCAGCGTCGAGCAGCACATACGGGCGGGCGACCACGACATCGTCCTGCTGCGGGTGCACGCGCTCGACGCCGACCCCGCCGTGGTGCCGCTGGTCTTCCACTCCAGCCGCTTCCGGCGGCTGGAGGCGGCCGCGGCGCCGCACGACGTACCCCAGCCGCACAGCACCGCATCCACCACCGTCAAGGAGACGTCATGA
- a CDS encoding DUF1684 domain-containing protein, with product MTVQDLDRETFVQQWEGWHAEHERVLTDPHGFLAITSLNWLDATPTRFADAPGAWSTTEEGVVVELGEDEELTLDGRTLRGRHSFGVIAERASLYPAAGDAVIEVAKRGGHDIIRPRHPENALRLAHTDTPSYAPDPRWARTGRYVPFDEPRPVTVGAAVEGLQHVYDAPGQVEFELDGTTHRLTAFNGKQPGSLLVLFNDATSGVTTYAANRTVSVAAPDADGTVLIDFNRSANLPCAYTDLATCPLPPAENRLPVAVEAGDKIPYERGGSR from the coding sequence ATGACCGTTCAGGACCTCGACCGGGAGACCTTCGTCCAGCAGTGGGAGGGCTGGCACGCCGAGCACGAGCGGGTGCTGACCGACCCGCACGGCTTCCTCGCCATCACCAGTCTGAACTGGCTCGACGCCACCCCGACCCGCTTCGCCGACGCGCCCGGCGCCTGGTCCACCACCGAGGAGGGCGTGGTGGTCGAGCTGGGCGAGGACGAGGAGCTGACGCTCGACGGGCGGACCCTCCGCGGCCGGCACAGCTTCGGGGTGATCGCCGAGCGGGCCAGCCTCTACCCGGCGGCGGGCGACGCGGTGATCGAGGTCGCCAAGCGCGGCGGGCACGACATCATCCGGCCGCGCCACCCGGAGAACGCGCTGCGGCTCGCGCACACCGACACCCCGTCGTACGCGCCCGACCCGCGCTGGGCCCGCACCGGGCGCTACGTGCCCTTCGACGAGCCCCGGCCGGTGACCGTGGGCGCGGCGGTCGAAGGACTCCAGCATGTCTACGACGCCCCCGGCCAGGTCGAGTTCGAGCTCGACGGCACCACCCACCGGCTGACCGCCTTCAACGGCAAGCAGCCCGGCAGCCTGCTGGTGCTCTTCAACGACGCGACCTCGGGCGTGACCACCTACGCGGCCAACCGTACGGTCTCGGTGGCCGCGCCGGACGCCGACGGCACGGTGCTGATCGACTTCAACCGGTCGGCGAACCTGCCGTGCGCCTACACCGACCTGGCCACCTGCCCGCTGCCGCCGGCCGAGAACCGGCTGCCGGTCGCGGTCGAGGCCGGGGACAAGATCCCGTACGAGCGCGGCGGCAGCCGGTGA
- a CDS encoding MFS transporter — MNHAPSGVFAALRVRDYRIYWSTGLASNVGTAMQGVALDWFVLTLTNSGTAVGWTVGLQFAPVLLFGLWGGVLADRYNRRTLLMAAQLLYAAQALILTVAVFSGHAPLWLVYVLSFGLGCVFTVENPARLSFVTELVGRPLIPNAAGLNILSLTVARLVGPAVAGVLISTIGTGWVFAVNFVSFAAVLTGLLVIRPRPPAVPVAPTPWAGAGAAGLRYVTDRPELLGVFAIFGLVATFGANFPTTMALFAQRIFDVGSTGLGLMSTALAVGTVTGTLTAARRAAPRVRTVVVGAVLFAVSEAAAALAPTYVSFLALLVPAGFTLMILNTAVSAYVQTDISEAMRGRVMAVYTVISMGGTPLGGPVIGWISQHADARWGLGCGAGASALAAGAVALWLRGRTGTGAGAAAVPEPKHGAVAEAVPDKPDPADPVDPATGQHPLSRTSIGDSCS, encoded by the coding sequence GTGAACCACGCACCCTCCGGTGTCTTCGCGGCTCTGCGCGTCCGTGACTACCGGATCTACTGGAGCACCGGCCTGGCGTCGAACGTCGGAACGGCGATGCAGGGCGTGGCACTCGACTGGTTCGTGCTCACCCTGACGAACAGCGGCACGGCGGTCGGCTGGACCGTCGGGCTGCAGTTCGCGCCGGTCCTGCTCTTCGGCCTGTGGGGCGGGGTGCTGGCCGACCGGTACAACCGGCGCACCCTGCTGATGGCGGCCCAACTGCTGTACGCGGCACAGGCGTTGATCCTGACGGTGGCGGTGTTCAGCGGGCACGCTCCGCTGTGGCTGGTCTATGTGCTGTCGTTCGGTCTGGGCTGTGTGTTCACCGTCGAGAACCCGGCGCGGCTGTCGTTCGTGACGGAGCTGGTCGGCCGGCCGCTGATCCCGAACGCGGCCGGTCTGAACATCCTGTCGCTGACCGTCGCCAGGCTGGTCGGACCGGCCGTCGCCGGGGTGCTGATCAGCACGATCGGCACCGGCTGGGTGTTCGCGGTGAACTTCGTGTCCTTCGCGGCCGTCCTCACCGGGCTGCTGGTGATCCGTCCGCGCCCGCCCGCGGTCCCGGTGGCGCCCACGCCCTGGGCCGGGGCGGGCGCGGCCGGCCTGCGGTACGTCACCGACCGGCCCGAACTCCTCGGGGTGTTCGCGATCTTCGGCCTGGTCGCGACCTTCGGGGCCAACTTCCCCACGACGATGGCGCTGTTCGCCCAGCGGATCTTCGACGTCGGCTCGACCGGGCTCGGGCTGATGTCGACCGCGCTCGCGGTCGGCACGGTCACGGGCACGCTGACGGCCGCCCGCCGGGCGGCGCCGCGGGTGCGGACGGTGGTGGTCGGCGCGGTGCTGTTCGCGGTGAGCGAGGCGGCCGCGGCGCTCGCCCCCACCTATGTGAGCTTCCTGGCGCTGCTGGTGCCGGCCGGCTTCACCCTGATGATCCTCAACACGGCGGTCAGCGCCTATGTACAGACCGACATCAGCGAGGCGATGCGCGGCCGGGTGATGGCCGTCTACACCGTGATCTCGATGGGCGGCACCCCGCTCGGCGGACCGGTGATCGGCTGGATCTCCCAGCACGCGGACGCCCGTTGGGGCCTGGGCTGCGGCGCGGGCGCGTCCGCGCTGGCGGCCGGCGCGGTCGCCCTGTGGCTGCGCGGCCGGACGGGCACCGGGGCAGGGGCCGCCGCCGTACCGGAGCCGAAGCACGGAGCCGTCGCCGAAGCCGTACCGGACAAGCCGGACCCCGCGGACCCCGTAGACCCCGCCACCGGGCAGCACCCCCTTTCCCGTACCTCGATCGGAGACTCCTGCTCATGA
- a CDS encoding LLM class flavin-dependent oxidoreductase: MSDHDHDTARPRLHLALEADGDGAHPAAWRYSGRPAAAVLGPGAVRAGVAAAEEAGFTLVTLADTPVPPSAGLDAAGRVEAGSRAAFVSALTDRIGLAPTLHATTTEPFHLAAQLASLDHASNGRAAWVVGAANSPEERATIGAEPLSAEELRHEVADVIDVARALWDSWEDDAVIKDVETGRYLDPDKIHHVDFEGAGFTVKGPLITPRPPQGQVVVLAPDALDADARADIVLVARPDLDAVRERARQAGQAGAPLIFAEVEVVLDADAPAAERLARLDESTQWPRSGRLRHVGSAAGLVDLLRRLAEVVDGVRLHPAVLAVDLPVLTEQVLPALAAEGLHRAPRAGYTLRGTLGLARPTNRFAAAATTNA, translated from the coding sequence ATGAGTGACCACGACCACGACACCGCGCGTCCCCGGCTGCATCTGGCACTTGAGGCCGACGGCGACGGCGCGCACCCCGCCGCGTGGCGGTACTCCGGCCGGCCGGCCGCCGCCGTGCTCGGCCCGGGGGCCGTACGGGCCGGCGTGGCCGCGGCCGAGGAGGCCGGGTTCACACTCGTCACCCTCGCCGACACGCCCGTGCCGCCCAGCGCGGGACTCGACGCGGCCGGCCGGGTGGAGGCGGGCTCGCGGGCCGCCTTCGTCTCCGCGCTCACCGACCGGATCGGCCTGGCGCCGACCCTGCACGCCACCACCACCGAGCCGTTCCATCTGGCCGCCCAGCTCGCGAGTCTCGACCACGCGAGCAACGGCCGCGCCGCCTGGGTGGTGGGCGCGGCCAACAGCCCGGAGGAGCGGGCCACGATCGGCGCGGAGCCGCTGTCCGCCGAGGAGTTGCGCCATGAGGTCGCCGACGTCATCGACGTGGCCCGCGCGCTGTGGGACTCCTGGGAGGACGACGCGGTCATCAAGGACGTCGAGACCGGCCGCTATCTCGACCCGGACAAGATCCACCATGTCGACTTCGAGGGCGCCGGATTCACCGTCAAGGGACCGCTGATCACTCCCCGGCCGCCGCAGGGCCAGGTCGTCGTGCTCGCCCCGGACGCCCTGGACGCCGACGCCCGCGCCGACATCGTCCTGGTGGCACGGCCCGACCTGGACGCGGTCCGGGAGCGGGCCCGGCAGGCCGGGCAGGCGGGCGCGCCGCTGATCTTCGCCGAGGTCGAGGTCGTACTCGACGCCGACGCGCCCGCGGCCGAACGCCTGGCCCGACTGGACGAGTCGACGCAGTGGCCGCGCTCCGGACGGCTGCGGCACGTCGGTTCGGCCGCCGGACTCGTCGACCTGCTGCGCCGGTTGGCCGAGGTGGTGGACGGCGTACGGCTGCACCCGGCCGTGCTCGCCGTCGATCTGCCGGTGCTTACCGAGCAGGTGCTGCCCGCCCTGGCCGCCGAGGGCCTGCACCGGGCGCCGCGGGCCGGGTACACCCTGCGCGGCACGCTGGGCCTGGCCCGTCCGACCAACCGGTTCGCCGCCGCGGCGACCACGAACGCCTGA
- a CDS encoding NtaA/DmoA family FMN-dependent monooxygenase (This protein belongs to a clade of FMN-dependent monooxygenases, within a broader family of flavin-dependent oxidoreductases, the luciferase-like monooxygenase (LMM) family, some of whose members use coenzyme F420 rather than FMN.) has translation MTQEHTGAPYDPNAQVHLGVFYTGVGPQYVWTDPDNAPHTTIETNIETAQLLERGLFDAFFLGEGLRVRENRGRIFDLDVAGRPDAITQLSALAAVTERIGLVATQNTTYNFPADLARRLASLDLLSDGRAGWNIVTTDNAWTGENFRHGGWLEHARRYERAGQFVETAKELWASWEPDAVAGTAAGTDSPDAKSWARSGAIRTVERDTDLVRLRATATVPAARQGRPVLFQAGDSDGGRDLAARHADVVFSANTSYEKAVAYALDLRARLATYGRDVDSVRILPGASVVLGDTPQEAEEKARYLRNERVSAPRAIAFFEQFWGTDLSAYDPDGPLPDIEPSEEELDPSRGTLAIELRTGKLERIRQWRQLAEERDLSIRQLALEVSPGHPSFVGTPSQIADEWTRFVRTRAVDGFNISPHLLPSSLTDIVDKLVPELQERGAYRTEYEGTTLREHLALPPL, from the coding sequence GTGACACAAGAGCACACCGGAGCCCCGTACGACCCGAACGCCCAGGTGCACCTGGGGGTCTTCTACACCGGCGTCGGACCCCAGTACGTCTGGACCGACCCGGACAACGCCCCCCACACGACCATCGAGACCAATATCGAGACCGCCCAACTGCTGGAACGCGGCCTGTTCGACGCCTTCTTCCTCGGCGAGGGGCTGCGGGTGCGGGAGAACCGCGGCCGGATCTTCGACCTCGACGTGGCCGGGCGGCCCGACGCGATCACCCAGCTGTCGGCGCTCGCCGCGGTCACGGAACGGATCGGTCTTGTGGCCACCCAGAACACCACCTACAACTTCCCGGCCGACCTCGCCCGGCGGCTGGCGAGCCTCGATCTGCTCTCGGACGGCCGCGCGGGCTGGAACATCGTCACCACCGACAACGCGTGGACCGGTGAGAACTTCCGGCACGGCGGCTGGCTGGAGCACGCGCGCCGCTACGAGCGGGCCGGGCAGTTCGTCGAGACGGCCAAGGAGCTGTGGGCGTCCTGGGAGCCGGACGCCGTGGCCGGTACAGCGGCCGGCACCGACAGCCCCGACGCCAAGAGCTGGGCGCGGTCGGGCGCGATCCGTACCGTCGAGCGCGACACCGACCTCGTACGGCTGCGGGCCACCGCGACCGTGCCGGCCGCCCGGCAGGGCCGCCCGGTGCTCTTCCAGGCCGGCGACTCCGACGGGGGCCGCGACCTGGCCGCCCGCCACGCCGACGTGGTCTTCTCCGCCAACACCAGCTACGAGAAGGCGGTCGCCTACGCGCTGGACCTGCGGGCGCGGCTGGCGACGTACGGGCGCGACGTGGACTCCGTACGCATCCTGCCGGGCGCGTCGGTGGTCCTCGGCGACACCCCGCAGGAGGCGGAGGAGAAGGCACGGTATCTGCGCAACGAGCGGGTCTCGGCGCCGCGGGCCATCGCGTTCTTCGAGCAGTTCTGGGGCACGGACCTGTCGGCCTACGACCCGGACGGGCCGCTGCCCGACATCGAGCCGAGCGAGGAGGAGCTGGACCCCTCGCGCGGCACGCTCGCCATCGAGCTGCGCACGGGCAAGCTCGAACGCATCCGGCAGTGGCGGCAGTTGGCCGAGGAGCGCGATCTGTCGATCCGTCAGCTCGCGCTTGAGGTCTCCCCCGGGCACCCGTCCTTCGTGGGCACGCCGTCGCAGATCGCCGACGAGTGGACGCGCTTCGTGCGCACCCGCGCGGTCGACGGCTTCAACATCAGCCCGCATCTGCTGCCGTCGTCGCTCACCGACATCGTCGACAAGCTGGTGCCCGAACTCCAGGAGCGCGGCGCCTACCGCACGGAGTACGAGGGCACGACGCTGCGCGAGCACCTGGCGCTGCCGCCGCTGTAG
- the acs gene encoding acetate--CoA ligase: MSGETLSNLLREDRRFPPPPELAAHANVTAAAYEEAAADGEAFWAAQAARLDWAEPWTRVRDWSNAPFARWFTGGKLNVADNCVDRHVRAGHGDRVAFHWEGEPGDTRTLTYADLKDEVSRAANALLSLGVRAGDRVALYLPMIPETVVAMLACARIGAPHTVVFGGFSADALRGRILDCDARVVITADGGYRKGAPSALKSAVDEAVKGCPDVRSVLVVRRTGQDVEWTEGRDVWWHDLVDAQSAEHEPEAFDSEHPLYIMYTSGTTARPKGILHTTGGYLTQVAWSHWAVFDVKPERDVYWTAADIGWVTGHSYIVYGPLANGVTSVLYEGTPDTPHQGRWWEIVEKYKVSILYCAPTAIRTFMKWGEEIPGRFDLTSLRLLGSVGEPINPEAWIWYRHAIGGDRTPVVDTWWQTETGAQMISPLPGVSTCKPGSALRPLPGISAEVVDDAGKPVPNGSGGYLVLTEPWPGMLRTIWGDEQRYIDTYWSRFPGWYFAGDGAKKDEDGDIWLLGRVDDVMNVSGHRISTTEVESALVSHPLVAEAAVVGAADPTTGQGIVAFVILRADGEQAAAEAGGEDVARRLRAHVSKEIGPIARPRQILVVAELPKTRSGKIMRRLLQDIAENRSLGDVTTLTDSTVMDAIRDRLPAGPSGMDG; encoded by the coding sequence ATGAGCGGAGAAACACTCTCCAACCTGCTCAGGGAGGACCGGCGCTTCCCGCCGCCCCCCGAGCTGGCCGCGCACGCCAATGTCACCGCCGCCGCCTACGAGGAGGCGGCCGCCGACGGCGAGGCGTTCTGGGCCGCGCAGGCCGCCCGGCTGGACTGGGCCGAGCCCTGGACCCGGGTACGCGACTGGAGCAACGCCCCCTTCGCGCGCTGGTTCACCGGCGGAAAGCTCAACGTCGCGGACAACTGCGTCGACCGGCATGTGCGCGCCGGGCACGGCGACCGGGTCGCCTTCCACTGGGAGGGCGAGCCCGGCGACACCCGCACACTGACCTACGCCGACCTCAAGGACGAGGTGAGCCGGGCGGCGAACGCCCTGCTCTCCCTCGGGGTTCGGGCCGGCGACCGGGTCGCGCTCTACCTGCCGATGATCCCCGAGACGGTCGTCGCGATGCTGGCCTGCGCCCGTATCGGGGCCCCGCACACCGTGGTCTTCGGCGGCTTCTCCGCCGACGCGCTGCGCGGCCGGATACTCGACTGCGACGCGCGTGTGGTGATCACCGCCGACGGCGGCTACCGCAAGGGCGCGCCCTCGGCGCTCAAGTCCGCCGTGGACGAGGCCGTCAAGGGCTGTCCCGACGTGCGCAGTGTGCTCGTCGTGCGCCGCACCGGCCAGGACGTCGAGTGGACCGAGGGCCGGGACGTGTGGTGGCACGACCTGGTGGACGCGCAGTCCGCCGAGCACGAGCCGGAGGCGTTCGACAGCGAACACCCGCTCTACATCATGTACACCTCCGGCACCACGGCCCGCCCCAAGGGCATCCTGCACACGACCGGCGGCTATCTCACCCAGGTCGCCTGGTCGCACTGGGCGGTCTTCGACGTCAAGCCCGAAAGGGACGTCTACTGGACGGCCGCCGACATCGGCTGGGTCACCGGCCACTCGTACATCGTCTACGGGCCGCTGGCCAACGGGGTCACCTCGGTGCTCTACGAGGGCACCCCGGACACCCCGCACCAGGGCCGCTGGTGGGAGATCGTCGAGAAGTACAAGGTGTCGATCCTGTACTGCGCGCCCACCGCGATCCGCACCTTCATGAAGTGGGGCGAGGAGATCCCGGGCCGCTTCGACCTGACCTCCCTGCGTCTGCTCGGATCGGTCGGCGAGCCGATCAACCCCGAGGCGTGGATCTGGTACCGGCACGCCATCGGCGGCGACCGCACCCCCGTGGTCGACACCTGGTGGCAGACCGAGACCGGCGCCCAGATGATCAGCCCGCTGCCCGGGGTGAGCACCTGCAAGCCCGGCTCCGCGCTGCGCCCGCTGCCGGGGATCTCGGCGGAGGTCGTGGACGACGCGGGCAAGCCGGTGCCCAACGGCTCGGGCGGCTATCTCGTGCTGACCGAGCCGTGGCCGGGCATGCTGCGCACCATCTGGGGTGACGAGCAGCGGTACATCGACACCTACTGGTCGCGCTTCCCCGGCTGGTACTTCGCCGGGGACGGCGCCAAGAAGGACGAGGACGGCGACATCTGGCTGCTCGGCCGGGTGGACGACGTGATGAACGTGTCCGGGCACCGGATCTCCACCACCGAGGTGGAGTCCGCGCTGGTGTCCCACCCGCTCGTCGCCGAGGCCGCCGTGGTCGGCGCCGCCGACCCGACCACCGGCCAGGGCATCGTCGCGTTCGTGATCCTGCGCGCCGACGGCGAGCAGGCCGCGGCCGAAGCGGGCGGTGAGGACGTGGCCCGGCGACTGCGGGCACACGTGTCCAAGGAGATCGGCCCGATCGCCCGGCCGCGGCAGATCCTGGTCGTGGCCGAACTGCCCAAGACCCGCTCGGGCAAGATCATGCGCCGACTGCTCCAGGACATCGCCGAGAACCGTTCCCTCGGCGATGTGACGACGCTGACCGACTCCACGGTGATGGACGCGATCCGCGACCGGCTGCCGGCCGGCCCGTCCGGAATGGACGGGTAA